Proteins from a genomic interval of Desulfofustis limnaeus:
- the tadA gene encoding tRNA adenosine(34) deaminase TadA — protein sequence MMSLALAAARGSAEAGEVPVGAVICQGETVLAVAGNHPITTADPTAHAEVAVIREAARKVGNYRLPGTTLYVTLEPCLMCMGAIIHSRIERLVFGARDPKTGAACSKYRIGRDGLLNHTVRIESGLLDRQCGALLVSFFSTRRQSRTDSQPDS from the coding sequence ATGATGAGTCTCGCCCTGGCTGCCGCCAGGGGTTCGGCGGAGGCCGGCGAAGTGCCGGTTGGGGCAGTCATTTGTCAGGGAGAGACCGTGCTTGCCGTGGCCGGCAACCACCCCATCACCACTGCCGATCCGACCGCCCACGCAGAGGTAGCGGTTATCCGGGAAGCGGCGCGAAAAGTGGGCAATTACCGGCTTCCCGGCACCACCCTCTACGTGACCCTCGAGCCCTGTCTGATGTGCATGGGAGCCATCATTCACAGTCGGATTGAACGACTGGTCTTCGGCGCCCGGGACCCGAAGACCGGAGCCGCCTGCTCGAAATACCGGATTGGTCGAGACGGGCTGCTCAATCACACCGTTCGCATCGAAAGCGGCCTGCTGGACCGGCAGTGCGGCGCTTTACTGGTCTCGTTCTTCAGCACCAGACGGCAAAGCCGGACGGACAGCCAACCCGACAGCTGA
- the dnaX gene encoding DNA polymerase III subunit gamma/tau produces the protein MSYLVLARKFRPQSFADVVGQKPVVKTLQNSLKRGRVAHAILFSGVRGVGKTTLARLMAKALNCASGPTPTPCNSCSSCRQIAAGTALDLHEIDGASNRGIQEVRDLKDKIKFMPAAARYKVIIIDEVHMLTTEAFNALLKTLEEPPEHVYFMFATTELHKIPITILSRCQRYELQRVTGAELGEHFSRLAAAEGVSLEAAALALIVREAEGSVRDGLSLLDQVFSYGDEHITARDVADVLGLVGRDVLHDIARALLGSDRQTALARLADAFEHGMDLKRFMNDLLDCFRSLMLIRISGCEHLIELPAEEIALLAETARQHSLETIHQQLNLLLQTAETIRHSSQPRLALEIAFLSIIESGNVIGVETLLSQLDEVLGKLPEPEPPATAPAESGSRSGPPPVDSPPVKAAAPPRPPSTNDLPAAPPPSAEPPPVAPPSPAAARDSSSGQPEKTTPPPPSPGGTKQIRKDWLDFIAYVRNRREWMAQNLQQATAVKEHGSELNLEFDTPAECALLRSKENRQALTEYVLDFFQKDFTIHIISPEDPDDPGVAVEDGPKKRRQQLAAHPLVRMTEEIFGGQAGDIRISQPNR, from the coding sequence ATGTCCTATCTGGTCCTCGCCCGCAAATTCAGACCGCAGAGTTTCGCCGACGTGGTCGGTCAGAAGCCGGTGGTCAAGACCTTGCAAAACAGCCTCAAGCGCGGTCGGGTCGCCCACGCCATCCTCTTTTCCGGGGTCCGGGGCGTCGGCAAGACAACGCTCGCCCGGCTGATGGCCAAGGCCCTCAACTGCGCTTCCGGACCGACGCCAACTCCCTGTAACTCCTGTTCCTCCTGCCGGCAGATCGCCGCCGGCACGGCGCTCGATCTCCACGAGATCGACGGCGCCTCCAACCGCGGCATCCAGGAAGTCCGAGACCTCAAGGACAAGATCAAGTTCATGCCGGCCGCGGCGCGATACAAGGTGATCATCATCGACGAAGTGCATATGCTCACCACCGAGGCCTTCAACGCCTTGCTGAAGACCCTCGAGGAGCCGCCCGAACACGTCTATTTCATGTTCGCCACCACCGAGCTGCACAAGATTCCGATCACCATTTTGTCCCGTTGCCAGCGCTACGAGTTGCAGCGGGTCACCGGGGCTGAACTGGGCGAACATTTTTCCCGGCTGGCCGCCGCCGAAGGAGTCTCCCTGGAAGCTGCCGCCCTGGCCCTGATCGTCAGGGAGGCTGAGGGTTCGGTCCGCGACGGTCTGAGCCTGCTCGACCAGGTATTCTCCTATGGCGACGAGCATATCACCGCCCGCGACGTGGCCGACGTGCTGGGGCTGGTCGGCCGCGACGTCCTGCACGACATCGCCCGCGCCCTGCTCGGCAGCGACCGGCAGACCGCCCTGGCCCGGCTCGCTGATGCCTTCGAACACGGGATGGATCTGAAACGATTCATGAACGACCTGCTCGATTGTTTTCGCAGCCTGATGCTGATCCGCATCTCGGGCTGCGAGCACCTCATCGAACTACCCGCCGAAGAAATCGCTCTGCTGGCAGAAACCGCCCGGCAGCATAGCCTGGAAACCATCCACCAGCAACTGAACCTGCTGCTGCAGACGGCCGAGACCATCCGCCATTCTTCGCAACCGCGGCTCGCCCTGGAGATCGCTTTTCTCTCCATCATCGAATCCGGCAATGTCATCGGGGTCGAGACCCTGCTCAGTCAACTGGACGAAGTGCTCGGCAAGCTTCCCGAGCCCGAACCGCCAGCGACAGCCCCAGCAGAATCCGGCAGCCGGTCGGGGCCGCCGCCTGTCGATTCACCCCCGGTCAAAGCGGCCGCACCGCCACGGCCGCCATCGACAAACGACCTGCCCGCCGCACCGCCGCCATCAGCCGAACCGCCCCCCGTTGCGCCCCCCTCGCCGGCGGCAGCCAGGGACAGCAGCAGCGGCCAACCGGAGAAAACGACACCGCCGCCACCATCGCCGGGCGGAACGAAACAGATTAGAAAGGACTGGCTGGATTTCATCGCCTACGTCCGCAACCGGCGGGAATGGATGGCCCAGAACCTGCAGCAGGCCACCGCCGTCAAAGAACACGGGAGCGAGTTGAACCTGGAGTTCGACACCCCGGCAGAGTGCGCCTTGCTGCGGAGCAAAGAAAATCGCCAGGCATTGACTGAATACGTACTTGATTTTTTTCAGAAAGATTTCACCATCCACATCATCAGCCCGGAAGATCCGGACGACCCCGGCGTCGCCGTTGAAGATGGGCCTAAGAAGCGGCGCCAACAGCTGGCTGCCCATCCGTTGGTACGCATGACCGAAGAAATTTTCGGCGGTCAGGCCGGAGATATCCGGATCAGTCAACCCAATCGTTAA
- a CDS encoding sigma-54 dependent transcriptional regulator — MPARDAILIYDACSGSSEAIGEALSGSYHLTITNSESEFQAEMSARQYDLILLGIDDPDSARMRLLESTTVKSPYTPIVIASASEKADLVVKAMNLGACDFLVHPVSRERTRMAVRRAIELRNQRHEIDYLRHRQDVVYDFNQVIARSAKMKAVLKILKKFSSTDSTILITGDTGTGKSFLSGTVHFNSPRKAKPFVKINCANIPEHLLESELFGHEKGSFTSADKQRIGRFEQAAGGTIFLDEIGEISLNLQSKLLRVLEEKSFERVGGNKTIHADVRIIAATNKDLVRQVEEGRFREDLYYRINVLPVALPPLRERLECIMPLAERLLGRYCRMVNRSIQGFSEEAVQAILSYDWPGNIRQLANTIERAVILAESHEIQLANLALPPRRTKEHGLDGFVIDRRRHSDRISRESNGSLAGQERDLIIKALEEALWVQKTAAIKLGVSPRALNYKIRKWRITHPHWRRNK, encoded by the coding sequence ATGCCGGCTAGAGACGCCATCCTTATCTACGACGCGTGTTCGGGCAGTTCCGAGGCAATCGGCGAGGCCTTGTCCGGATCTTACCACCTCACTATTACGAATAGTGAGTCGGAATTTCAAGCGGAGATGAGTGCCCGTCAGTACGATTTGATTCTCCTCGGCATCGATGATCCGGACAGTGCCCGCATGCGCCTGTTGGAAAGTACCACCGTCAAGAGCCCCTACACCCCGATCGTCATTGCCAGCGCCAGTGAAAAAGCGGACCTGGTGGTCAAAGCCATGAACCTCGGCGCCTGTGATTTCTTGGTGCATCCGGTATCCCGGGAGCGGACCCGGATGGCGGTGAGACGGGCCATCGAACTGCGCAACCAGCGGCACGAAATCGATTACCTGCGGCACCGGCAGGACGTGGTCTATGACTTCAATCAGGTGATCGCCCGCAGTGCCAAGATGAAGGCGGTGCTCAAGATATTGAAAAAATTTTCCAGCACCGATTCAACCATCCTCATCACCGGCGACACCGGTACCGGCAAGAGTTTCCTCTCCGGCACCGTGCATTTCAATTCACCGCGCAAGGCCAAACCGTTTGTCAAGATCAACTGCGCCAATATCCCTGAACACCTGCTGGAGTCCGAGCTGTTCGGTCACGAAAAGGGCTCTTTCACCAGTGCCGACAAACAGCGGATCGGCCGGTTCGAACAAGCCGCCGGGGGGACGATCTTTCTCGATGAGATCGGCGAGATCAGCCTCAACCTGCAATCCAAACTGCTGCGGGTGCTGGAAGAGAAGTCGTTCGAGCGGGTGGGCGGCAACAAGACCATCCATGCCGATGTCCGCATCATTGCCGCCACTAACAAGGACCTGGTGCGTCAGGTGGAAGAAGGCCGATTCCGGGAAGATCTCTATTACCGGATCAATGTCTTGCCGGTTGCCTTGCCGCCGCTGCGGGAGCGGCTTGAATGCATCATGCCGTTGGCCGAGCGGCTTCTGGGCCGTTATTGCCGGATGGTCAATCGCTCCATTCAGGGATTTTCCGAAGAGGCGGTTCAGGCCATCCTCTCCTATGACTGGCCGGGTAATATCCGGCAGCTGGCCAATACCATCGAGCGAGCCGTCATCCTTGCCGAGAGCCACGAGATTCAACTGGCCAATCTGGCCTTGCCGCCCCGGCGCACCAAGGAACATGGGCTGGATGGGTTCGTCATCGACCGCCGCCGCCACAGCGACCGAATCTCCCGGGAAAGCAACGGTTCCTTGGCCGGTCAGGAGCGCGATCTGATCATCAAGGCGCTGGAGGAGGCGCTCTGGGTGCAGAAGACCGCCGCCATCAAGCTCGGCGTCAGCCCACGAGCCCTCAACTACAAGATCCGTAAATGGCGGATCACCCACCCGCACTGGCGTCGCAACAAGTAA